The Aspergillus nidulans FGSC A4 chromosome VIII genome contains the following window.
AATCCGCAGCATGCGTGCTTACAACCTAGTTGCCCAGAAAGCAGAACCACGAGATACCGGGGAGGTGAAGCGGCCAGCACCTGCCAAGTGCATTTCAATCCCCCAGAGTCGGGCTCTATCTGCTCTAGGGAAATCCAAGCCTGGTCCAGCTCACCACTAGCTTTGTCTGGAGAGGAGCGTTAACTGCGGTAGCTGCAGCTTCCAAGGCTTCCAAAAGCGAGCCAGGAGTACTACCGAAGTTAGTGCTAGAGGCATGTCAGGATTGCCGACAAGCACACTAGAGCCGTCCCGGTGCCTTGTCCACAGCATGTGCATGTTAAGCTAGGATTATCAGACCTGTATAAACGGTGAACGGAATTCTGCCTGGGGAAGCAAGGCAGATAGTTCGAGTATCTGCGTAGGCCATCTATGATTCGGTAGTCATTCTATCCACTGAAGCCCCATTCTTCTTAGGCTGGAGTCAGGAGACATCATTAAACATAATGTTAAAATAAGTATTGTAGCACCCTAACTCTACAATGTGAATATTAAAATTAGTTTGTAGAGGGTAAGCGTAAAACAAGACACCACTCGCCCGACCACTAAGGTAGACAGGATAATTCCCACTCGAATAAAGGTATAAAGTAGATGCTCAGTGACGCCCAGCGCCAGACCAATGACCCTCATGGcccttctcgttcttcgaCTTGTCCCACCCAGAATGTGAACCAGAAGCACCTTCCTCGGCACCGTGGGTCCAGGAATGAGCCCGGCAAGAACGGACCTTCCACTCATAATCGCAAACGCCGATCTCGGGACTATACGCGGTGCCGGGGCCGCAGGTCTTGCGCACGGGATGGCCGCCCGCAGCGCACTCGAAGAACTTGTGGCAGTCGTGGTGGTCGGGCCAGCTGGCGCCAACGTGGCAGCTGGTGCCGGGAGCGGGCGCCGCGGTGACAGGCGCGAGGAGGACAGAGAGCGATGCGGCAAGCAGGCTGAGGGTCTTGGTGAGTTGCATTTTGAACAGACTCTGGGATAGTTTAGTATCTGACTTGGCTGGATTCAGCGGGAAGGACACGACACGTACGTATGTATGTGCAGATCTTAGAACAGATAGAATATCGACACAGGAAGTGATATAGAACAGTAAAGTAGGTAataatagtaataatatccagaaaagaaaaagatcTGGAAAGAAGCTTTGTTGTCGAGCTGGGTTGTCGAGCTGGTGTCGGATATTGTTGTCGTCGTTGTCGATGCGAAGTTGATAGACCAGGAACAAGCCCAGAATTTATAGATCAAACAATCAGGACACTGATCAATCCACCAGCAAAGAAACTCCTTCGAATGCCTAACAATCACATGAGCACATCAAGTTGATCCAGAGGTATGCCTCTAGCATTCCATGTAGACAGTAATAGTGTGAAAAACAAGAAACTCACGAGAAGAAATTATACGGAAGaatgcttgatgatgatttgAAACGAGCTTGACAGTCATTTAGGGATCCTGCGCCAGAATATGCTCCAGGTACAGTGGAGAGTCGTGCCTGTACCTGTTCCTAGCCTAGCATTCCTGCCAACCAACTTCCAAGGTTATAGTCCCGACAGCCCAGGCCTGCATTCCTGGCCCTGTAGCTGAACTGCCTTCCGGAATCCACTCTGCACTATCTACATCCATAAACGCAAGGTTCGAGACTCGACTCTCCGAATGTCAGCGTAGACTGGCGGCCAGTTCACTCGGTACCTGCAGCCGGACCACAACCCAAAAGGGCAGCATTATAGCATACCAGGACGCATCGCCCCAAGCCAAGTTCTTCGGAGCGTCTTTCCCTGTGACTGGGTCTACATTGGCGAAAAAGCGTCCGTTATAGTACCCACATTTATTCAACCAGATTTCGACTGGATGAGCTGCCGGCTCAACACTGCATACGGTGTTTGTCTGAGGCCAGGCAGAGAACCCGCTGCTCATACGCGAACAATGCATAAAATAGCCTGGACTTTgctcagccttcttcactGTTTGACTATCTGCGGCAGATACTGGTGGATTTGCGTCGTTGTTGGCGCTGGGTAGTAGCGAATGCTGAGGTTATCCTCGCTCGTTCGCTCACCATTATTAGTATTTGGGCAGTGCCACAGATACCTGCCAATCTATAGAATCATATAACTTCGGATCATTTAGTGACTTGCCTAAGATGTTTGGACGATCTAGAAACATAGACCGCCGTCGAGAGCGAGAATCTGTAAGAAGTACACTATtaaacatatatatatatatatatattcgtgatcaagcacaagcagcCAATAGTGGTTCTGCATTCACGGCGCGTCTCACTACATTGCCTCGAATCCCGACGGCTACTGCTCCATTCGTCAGCGGTCGAGTAGCTTTGTGCAGTTCGTTCTCGTTCTGCTATTCCCGCTCCTTCTGCAGTTGCTAGGCTGGGGTTGCGGCTATCCTTCGCTAGGTGCAGTGGAATATATACCCCAGAGACCAAGTGGGAGAGCACCCAGATGCCTTCATGCTCTTGACGAGGCTGTTTCAATAAAGCACATCATATCAAACCTAATCGTATCCCAGGCCAATGACCAAGAAGCCAAGAAATAGTCCTTGTTGCCCAAGGTTCCCAAGTTCCCTATCCTATCTGTTCCAAGGTAACTGCGAATCGCGGGCCGTAAGGTGCTTATTACACTGAACCATCTCCCAATGAAGAGATCATAGGGATAGGGCTCTCCTGCTGAGAGTGACCGCGACTGCTATGATACTACTGAACCGGTTCTGAGCTTTGTGTGTGACGTCTCGCACATCGTTCTGTTGGTCTCCTGGATCCTCCTAGATTGTCTATCAAACTGTGGTTCTCGATGCGTTTCTGATTTGTAAACCAGTATAGACTTCGGAGTATATCCCGGTCTCCCCGATAACATAAACTAAATGTTGAGTCATCGTCTCCAATTTGGGGAAGTGATGAAAAGTGGGGATTCCCCAATTTTCTTATCAagattttttttcttcattGCCCCCTATAGTTTCAAGCAGCAGTATAGCTACAGAGTATGAACTTGGAAATAACGACTAAAATGCTCAGCATTAAGATTAGAGAACGCATGGGACCGTTATCGCTACCGAGGCAGATGTATTTGCGATAGACGGCTTCAAGCGTAACAAGTGCCTTTACAATATAGGGCTGATGcaaagctgttgctgatcaATCAGGATCCCCAATTTTAAGCAAGTTGGGCTGATCCCCAATTCTGATTTCACTCATAAACGGCACTTGATACCCGATCCCAAAAACCTAGACACGCCAAAGACTCCCTATCTGTCTTCGTACCCTATCTCCCGCAGGAGCTCGAGGTTCCTCTATCCAAGTGCCCACGAGAGGTGAATCCCCTGCACCATCATGGCCCCCCATTCGAGCGCTTCGAGCTCCACGCAGATAGAACCCGATCCCCAACAGGCACAGTACGAACACGAACTCGAAactgagaagaagcccgcctGCTTGGACCAGGAAATCGAATATCTCTATCTCGAACTCGACACTCCGCTTCCCACCCCTTGGATCACTGCGCCTCCGGGACCGGGCCAAAGCCCGGCTCCCGAAGCGCCCAATCTTGAAAAATATACCTCGCCCTTCCTGTGGCCGAAATGGCGCAAGTCGATGATGACCTGGATCGCATGCGGTGTCACTGGATTGGCCGGGTACTCGGCCGGAGAGATCACGCCTGCATCAAGTCAGTTGACAGACGATTGGGATATCAGCGCGGTAGTCTATAACCTGGGTATCACTCTCTTCTGCATCGGGTTCGCGCTTGCGCCGATGGTGCTCGCCCCGTTCTCGGAGATCAACGGGCGGCGCCCGATCTTCGTCGCTAGCGGAGTGCTCTTCGTTGCGTGTATCGTAGCTTGTGGCGGGACAAGGCAGTTTGGCGGCTTTCTGGTGGCCCGGTTCTTCCAGGGCGTCGGGGCGTCGACCTTCTCTACCATGGTCGGCGGCGTGATCAGTGATATCTACCATGCGCATGAGCGGAACACGCCCATGGCGCTGTTCGCCGCGGCCGCGCTCTTCGGCACGGGGCTGGCTCCCCTGCTGACAAGTGTGATAGTAGCGCATACCTCGTGGCGGTGGATCTATTGGTCGCATGCAATTGTCTCTGGGGTGTTTGTGCTcattatcttcttcttcttcaaggagACCAGAGGTAGTGTGATCCTGAGCCGCAAGGCGGGTGCCCTGAACACGTACTACGAGCAGCTCGAGGCCGCGGGACACGTTGGAGTCCTGATGGGAAGTGACCCCAAACCAAGACGGATCAGGTGGAAGGTCAAGAGCGATGAGCAGCGCCAGTCGCTCGTGCAGATGATCAGCATCTCGCTGTACCGGCCTTTTCGTATGTCTTACCCCTCTTACCCCTTATCGGTTCGGTCTGTAGGTGAGAAGATCACTAACTAAGGGATGATACAGACATGCTCGTCACCGAACCcgttgtcttcttcttctccctctgggTCTCCTTCAGCTGGGCCGTTCTCTACCTGCAGTTCGGCTCCATCCCGCTCGTATTCAAGACGAACCACGAATTCAATATCGAGCAGACCGGTGCTGTTTTCACCTGTACGTGCCCAACCCCTGCACACCCCTTTCCAAACGGCGCATGCCATACTGATCTTGAAACTTCAATAAAGCGATGTGCGTTGGTTCCCTCTTAATCACCGTGATTTCCATCTACCAAGAGAAAATCGCAAACCGGTTCAACCTGCTCCCTGCCACTCCCGAAGCCCGGCTCTACTTCGTCTGCTTCGAGGCCGTCCTCATGCCCATTGGGCTCTTCTGGTTTGGCTGGacctcctccccttccatcCACTGGATCTCGCCGACGATTGCGATCGGGTGCTCAACTATGGGGATCTTCTCCGTCTACCTGGCCGTTTTCAACTACCTCGCCGATACGTACCACCGGTACGCGAGCTCGGCGATTGCGGCGCAGAGCTGCTGCCGAAATCTGCTGGGTGGCGTGTTCCCCCTCGTCACTAACGCAATGTTCAATAATCTGGGGTTCCCCGAAGCAAGCAGTCTGCTCGGCGCCATTGGAGCGGCGCTGTGCCTTGTGCCGTTTGTGTTGGCGTTTTATGGGCAGACGATTCGGGCGAAGAGTCGGATGGCGAGCGAGCTTGCAAAGTAGAACGCTTTTGTGCTTAGAGGTGGTTTATCTGGTCTGGGTTATGACCGTTGCTTTATGACCATGACTTTTATGACGTATTGCCTACAGTTCCAGGTGGACTTGGCAATATGAGATGCATAATAATTAATACTTAGTACGAAAGCTTTGAAGTGGCAATGGTTCCAATATTGACTAGGAACTCAATGAAACTGCATTTTGCCTATTTGGTTTGAGCGACATGGCTCTTCTTGAGACCGATTAATTCATCACTTCTATCATTCAAGTTTGTCTATACACTGTGAAGCCACGCAGGCCAACCGGGCTATCTATTGTGCTGTCCCGGTGCTACAATTCTCAAAGTTGCTGAGATTTCTAGGACGCCGGGGGCAAACAAGTCAGATTGCGGCGGATTGCGGCGTCGTAGCTATGCGTAGATATCCAATAAAGCATGAATGATTGAATGAACGAATGAAATATAACGGCATATCTCAGAGTTATCCGTTCTATACTGTTGATAATCGGGATACTGATCGGAGCGCATTATCAATAATCCGATGACCGTTCCTTCTAAGGCCTCAACGACAGTAGTCCATCTTTAGATCTTGAAGCATTCATTGCCCAATAAGAACTGCGTTCAAGGCTACATCCTAGTCGACCATTGTTTGATCCATTCGCCGTTATCGGCAGCGGTGCGCGATCTGACCCTTCAAGTACCAAGGCACGGCTGTTCAACCTCAAACGACCAGttgaaggcgaaggagaataAGCAGCCATTGAGCCATGCCATTCAGCGGTAAGGTTCTACTTTTGGATTGTTTGGATAATTCCGAGTCCGTCTTTACTACAAATAATCCGGAATAGAGCACAGTAGGGCTGAGATGACGCTGCAGAGTGGAGTGCGTACGTACGGCCTCCACTTGGTGTCAATCCTTACCTGGGCAACGGCCCCGTGAAATACTCCCAAACTGTCGAGGGCTCGGCAGTCATTTCCAGTATTCGCATCACATGATTGACGAACTCAGAAAGGGGAACACAATTGCCATGGCACGACCCAATGCTTATGGCGTAAACTCCGTCAAACCGTGAATATGTTTGGAAAGCAAAGCAGGGCTGCGGGAGACGGCACAGTTCCCCGCCGGGACTTGGAATTATACATGCGTCTAGCAGTCAGATCAGGGGGATCGCCGGCACTCAGTGTGGCTCATTAGAGAGTAGCGGCTTTGCTGAGGGGCATCGTTGTTTCTGTCGTTAAATAATCTCAAGCTTTACGCAAGCGAGCGCTAAGAGACCCAAGCCTTTCGCTGCCAAGCAATTGAATATCCACTGTCTCGGAATTAACTCCATTATCGAGCCGTAGGTTGGTACGGATCCAATAAGGCTGCGCCGCTGCGGATACCCCGTTCTTGCAGCCACGTTGTGCTTGTGACCTTGGGACGCAACAGGATATTCAAAGCGAGTCCGCTGGAGCCTGGTTCGTCAGAGTATTTAAACCTATCGAGTGAACGCGGAATCCTACTACACAATCTTCACTTTATCAATCACACCATCCCTTCACAATGGGCTTATTctctcaccaccaccaccacgaaCATCCCCCTGCTCCACCGCGAGGCGGACCACCAGGAGGACATCACGGTCCCGGTCCTCATGGGCCTCCTGagccgcatcatcatcacggGCACCAGCATGATCACCACAGACACAACCCGGGCCTTCCCGGCCCCCCTGGTCCGCCGCAGGGTTATCCCCCACCCGGCGGGATAAACGGGCCCAACGGACCGTGGGGATACGGCAATCCAGCCTTCGCAGGACCTCGCGGAGACCGTCCTCCTAGTCCGCGCGGACATAGACCTCCGAGTCCCCCTGGCCctcctcaccatcatcaccacgAACCAAGATTTGAACTCGGCCCCCCTGGCCCTCACCACTTTCCTCACGAACCTAGATTTGAGCCCGGCCCTCCTGGGCCTCCCGGGCCCCATGAGCGGGAACCTGGATTAGGGCCGCATCCTGGACCACCGGGGCCGGGATTCGGGCATGGACCTGGACATGGACATGTACACGGACATCCACCTGGCCACGGGCATCCTGGGCATAAGCCCGGGCCGAGACCTGGGTGGTGAGGAAGCAAGGGTTCGATACTTATTAGTTACTGGGTTGTTCTCTTTTGATATGATATGTTAGGGATCTCAGATTGACGAGCTAAGACTTTGAGGTAGCGGATTGGTAGCGGTCTTGTTTGTCCTTGTAAGTTATGTGGGTTGCAAAACTACCCCAATAAAGTAGGGAGCTTTCGGGTTAAATCAAACTTGCTTCTGCCGTGATATGAAAGCTAGCTGGTAGGACGGCATTAGCAGTCGTTCCTCCGCCAGAAAAGACGTGTTCTAGGTAAGAGGCTTTATGCTTTGTGTTAAGTAGCTTCTGCAGTAACTGTATGGACGTGGATCGTCTTAGACATATGTTGAATGATAATAGGCGGATATACCTTCTCCAGTTCTATATTTTCTCTTATTTTTCTGCTGTATAACAGCACTTATACCCGTTACTCCCGGCACCATGCATACATATACCCGACATTTATCATGATCGTTGGCATAGTAAAATCTGATCACAGCACTATACCCCCTCACCGAATAACTACACTATATACTGCTGAACCAATCGAATCGTAACGGTCGTAAGATGAACACCTATAAGACATACCGAAAACTAGGAAGCTCCAGATCCGTCCTATTGGACAACCCTTGCTCCaactcctcgctctccgTAAACTGCCCGGCCGGACCGTATACCCTATCCCTCCGCTTGTTCTCCCACGCGTAGTACGCCAAAAGCAGAATTAGGAAGAATACGCCAAAGGAGAGACCCGAGACGGCTGTGGTCATGCCGGTCTGTACTGGTTAGCATCAAACTCCTCAATTTCCACAGGACTAGGTAGGCAGGTAGGTAGGCATGGAGAAGGAACTGAAGCATACCGGATAAGCCggctcctcgctctccaagAAGAACTGCGGTCCAACGATATTCCCGATGCAGTAGCCGATGAATAACATAGCGCTGGTAAGGCTCCTCTTCGTGAAGGTGGCCACATTCGAGCTGATCAGACTCATCTGGAGCGGCATGTTCGCTGCAAAGGCCGAGGCCAGCGCTAGACCGGCGACGCGGGCCTCCGCGTGCGACTCGTCGAGCTTCCACACTAGCGTCATGCCGACTACTGCGACcgagctgttgaagatcatcatcaagcagcGAGTGTTGCGGAAGTAGGTTGCGATCGCGGTGCcgatggtgatgaagacgatctGCGAGGCGCCGGTGGGCATCTGCATGAGCAGGGAGCGGACCCGGCCGTAGCCGAATCCGTTGATAATTAAGCCGGAGAACTGTTTACATGATCAGTTGGTTGGCTCATATTATCCGTCTGCAAGTAGAATGAGGCTTAGAGAAAGGCGGCGGCGGGACGTACACTTGTCAGACCGCCATTGCAGAGATTTGTCGAGACAGAAtacaggaagaagagccaggtCTGGGGATCACGGAATGTCATTGCCGCGTGATCCCATCGCCAGCGTCCAGTATCGTTGACGCCTGTCTTATTCTTGAGGGTGCGCTGCAGGGCAATGGCGCGCTCAGTTTtgttgaggaagatggctTTTTGCGGCTTGGAAGGGATGATGAAGTAGATTGGAAAGGCGAGGGCAGCGGTGATGGTTCccaggacaaggaagagaagctgccAATTTGTGATTGTTGTGATGTAGACGTTGCCGATGCCATAGGCAATCAGGCCGCTGATGAGGTTTGAGACGGCGTTGCCAAGGAACCAGGCGGCTTGTCTATGTGCTCTGTCAGATGGTGAACTACTTCGTCAGGTAGCGGCTGGCGACTGGGGGCTGACTTGCCTGGCTGGTTGTTCCTCCCGCGTGTAGAACATGCCAATAACCAAACCAAAGCCTGGACCTATGGCAGCTTCTCCTACGCCGAGAAAGAAGCGCACTGTCATCAGCCCAGCGAAGTTTTTGGTGGCGGCGGTGCACAGCAGGACGGTGGCCCAGATTAGACTGCATTGTCAGTATTGATATGTGCTGGCGGGGGCAgcagaaaataagaaaaacATACACCGATGCGCCAATGTACTTCCCTAGAGGCAAGCGGACCATCAGGTAGGAGCTCGGCCAGCTCCATGCAAAGTAGCCAAAGTAGAAGATGGTCGAGGCCCAGGAATACTCCTGGCCGTGCAGGTTGAGGTCTTCGCGGAGGTTAAGCAGCGTCGCTTGGCTGAGGGCCACCTTGTCCATATACTGCATGCAGTAGACGAGGCCCATGATTGGGATCAGCCTGGAAAAAGACAGTTAGTCTAGCCTGTGAGGGCAATAATCAGCAGCAGGACGTACGCAAGGTCCAGCTTACGGACGAGCCTGCGTTCCTGCTCGGGCGTGTAATGGATCTCCAGCATCTCGCCGAGGTCAACATCGCGAATGATTGATGTCTCTGCCTCTACTTTGGAGTCTAGGCCAGTTGCAGAGGGCCCAGAAGGGCCAGCTGCTTTCTCCATGGTAAGCGAGGATTCTCCCGAATATAAAAAGTCAGAGGGCGAATAGAACGGGGAGGCAGGCCATACCCTGGCAGGGAAGGGCCTTTATAAGGCAGGGCAGGGTAAGCGATTGAGACCTTAAGGTTATCTGAttgcttttcctgctgcATCCCCCGCTTCCCCTCTTGATAGGACGGGGATAGTCCGATAACGGCTGTTACATTGATGCATTCTTGTGGCGGACCCTATCTTGGCTGGAAGCAGACAGGGAAAGCAAATGCCGATCAGACTGGCCTCGCTGTCATGTCGGGGTGGCGTGAGACGGCAGAGCTTGAAATAGCTTGCATTAGGGAGGATTAGGGCTGCTCGGCGTTCTGTCATATCAGATTATGCAGTTCCGGGCCGGTACTTAGTACGCTGATATTGAAAGATATCTTATCTCGGGACTCATTAGCAGCAGTAATAATTGCGCCGGAGAGTTATTGCTCCTGGAACCTAGTCTGTTGTACATCTACGACGATCTGCGCTATCACCTTACTCCAACTCGGCCCCATGCAATGAACGTACCTAGGCACGATAAGagtctccaactccaacccctCCATACCAACCAGATCTGGCTGATCAGCAGCATGGACGCTTCTCCGCAACTTATCTCGGTCTACGCAGCTGTGCTTCTATTGGACCCCTCTTACTCAGCCGAGCATCGAACTTTATCAGACCGGCTATATGGCAGCATTTGCCCTGACCATTTTACTGCTGCTCGTGCCGTCTCCACTGGAGCTTGTCATTAGTTCACGAGCCGTAGAGCTCATTCATGACATCCTTTTCGCATCAGTGTAGGGAAAAAAGGGGTGTAGACTCAGCAAACGGCATATTTTTAACGTGCCTATGCCGTAGCCATCTCGCTTGACCGCGCGGGCTTTTGAAGTGCCAGACTAATTGAATGCCGAGCTTCCACAGCCGAAGTTGAGTGCGGAGTGTAGTATGGCTCAATTTCCAAGTGCCCTCTGTCCGCTCATCAGAGCGCCATCTGCCGTGCTTATATAGCCTTCTATAACTGTGTTCACAAATCGATTCGACCCCGCATAGGCACAGAAGAACCTAACCCCACTTTAAGCTGATAATCTCGTCACTCACTGCTGCAAATAATCAAAGGACGTTCAAGAGATCGATTTCGCTGTGTGGAGTTTAGGCTTTGTCGTGGTTGAGCATGGTACACAGTGATACCGGCCGACGAAATGGGTGTATATTCTTTGCATAGAATATTAGTATTTAATTTGAGACGAGAGTTCCTTCCCAAAGTACACCGACACCCAGTCAAATATCACTCGCGAAATGGACGATAGTAACAGCTTTCGAGTCGAGTTTCACGAGTTGTATGAGTTCATAACTGCTTGAGGCTTGTACCTTTGTTGACGTGAGAATGATGACTAAGCGCTCCCGCCTcggctccttctcctctccgcGGGCAATACAACCCAGCACTTTCACCTCCCAATCACCTCCACATTGTCCCTAATTGTTCACCGACTTAGATAGTCGTCTATCTTGGTCTCCAGGCCACGTCTGCACATATGAACGGCGGGTGACTTAACCCATGACCGGTCGAAATGCTCCTCGCTCAAAGAATGGTACTTGTTGAGCTCCCCGTTCTCCGCGGGAAACGCAATGCAGTGTTGCTAACCTCTGATCCCCTGCTTAGGATGCAGCACGTGTCGTCGCCGCAAGGTAAAGTGCGGGGAGGAGCGTCCGGTCTGTAAACGATGCTCTGCCTTGGGAATTACTTGCGAATGGGCCGCTGTCGTGAAGCGGGGGAGATCGCATACCCCGGTCCCTATCCAGCCTGCTCGAGCCCGACGGCCAACGACAACCGCTGCGGCAACGTCGAGTACGGCTGAACAACCGCCTCTCGATTTCAATTCCCTTGCACTGAGCCCTCAATTCAGTCAGATGCTATGCCCGGAAGCTCTATTCCCTGAGATATGGACTTTTCTGCCGGCCGCCTTTACAGCTCCGACCCCGTTATACCCGTCACTATCCGGAACAGATATCGCGTGCTCGAACTCGCTGATGCTCATGGAGCAGGACCAGATATATTTTCAATACTTTCCGTCCTCGTCCGTTGTGTTCTACTACATCAAGTCATGGGCGTGGAGCGGTTTCAGCTACCTATACCAAGGACCTGCCGCTTCCAGCAAGGTCGTCATGCGCATGATACTCGCGTTGGCTGCGAACGACATGCATCGAAACGGGCTGCTCGTGCGGTCTCCAGGTCGACCCTCTGCGGAGGACCACGCGCGCTATCATTATGGCCTCGCAGTGAAGGAATTCCGGCAGCTCCTCGAGACACGCGAGAAGCCCCTCTCGCAGCCCGAGTTGGAGATTGTCTTTGCGAGTATGTTCCTGATGATATCCTACGAGTGGCAGTTTGGGCAATCTGTGCAGgatctccagcttcaccTCCGCGGTGTGCGCTCGCTGTTAGAATCGCACTCTAAACTCTTTGAGGGTAAAGAAGTAGACGAGGTACTCATGTTCATGGACACGGTCCAGTCGGAAGCCGCGCCTCAAGTCTCCTTCATTCCGGAACAGTTGCTCCTTTGGATAATGTACGTTTTGCCCAGTTCTTTGCACAAGCGATACTGACGGACTAGATATATCGACTCGGGCTGTCGGTCGATGGGAACGGCAGATTCGCTCACCGAATACGTGCTGCAATCTGGAAACCAGGCTATTCATCCGGACCGACTCTATCGTTGCGCTCGTTTATGGGGGCGGTGTTTTTGGGGCAAGCAATATCCTGACCAGGAGGTGTCAGATGATATGGAAAACTACCGTGCCCTAGAGCTTCTCCACGCGGGGATGACTCTCCGCTACAAAATATGGCAAGCCCTATCCGATGACGCCGTACAGACCAACAACCAAGCGGAGTTACTTTTGAAGGAGATCAAGGCCACCCGCGAAGTATGGTTTTTCCAGACTGTCTTGGACGTAAGCTGACCTTAGCAGAAATTTTCCGATCTATTTCTAACCGCCAAGTTTGCTGGACCTGCGTCGACACGCCGGACACTTAACACGATCAATATGGCTGTTAGTACCTTCTACGCACAAGTTCTGTTCCATCGGCGTCTTTTATACCCTCCGGGGCCGCCGTCGCCGTTTCAGCGCGTCGCTGTTACCAATATAATTGAGATTGCGCGCAAGCAATACGCATCAGATCcgcgccttcttcgccgcatACACTGGCCGCTGCTAATGGCAATCATCGAAACTGATGACATCTCGCAGCGTGAGTGGCTACGTGAACGTTTGGTTGATCTGCGGGGGTTCCACTCAGAGTACGCATGGGCTAGCGATCTCGCAGACGAAATCCTCGCTTTGCAAGATACGAGCAAGGATAGATACGCGGATATAGCAAGTT
Protein-coding sequences here:
- a CDS encoding chitin binding peritrophin-A domain-containing protein (transcript_id=CADANIAT00002189) encodes the protein MQLTKTLSLLAASLSVLLAPVTAAPAPGTSCHVGASWPDHHDCHKFFECAAGGHPVRKTCGPGTAYSPEIGVCDYEWKVRSCRAHSWTHGAEEGASGSHSGWDKSKNEKGHEGHWSGAGRH
- a CDS encoding uncharacterized protein (transcript_id=CADANIAT00002191), which produces MEKAAGPSGPSATGLDSKVEAETSIIRDVDLGEMLEIHYTPEQERRLVRKLDLALIPIMGLVYCMQYMDKVALSQATLLNLREDLNLHGQEYSWASTIFYFGYFAWSWPSSYLMVRLPLGKYIGASVQAAWFLGNAVSNLISGLIAYGIGNVYITTITNWQLLFLVLGTITAALAFPIYFIIPSKPQKAIFLNKTERAIALQRTLKNKTGVNDTGRWRWDHAAMTFRDPQTWLFFLYSVSTNLCNGGLTSFSGLIINGFGYGRVRSLLMQMPTGASQIVFITIGTAIATYFRNTRCLMMIFNSSVAVVGMTLVWKLDESHAEARVAGLALASAFAANMPLQMSLISSNVATFTKRSLTSAMLFIGYCIGNIVGPQFFLESEEPAYPTGMTTAVSGLSFGVFFLILLLAYYAWENKRRDRVYGPAGQFTESEELEQGLSNRTDLELPSFRFYYANDHDKCRVYVSARAYAQDARGQVDVRVHVHVQVHARIPAPVVQDAALIQVPAHGAREAQEGRAQI
- a CDS encoding uncharacterized protein (transcript_id=CADANIAT00002190), whose protein sequence is MAPHSSASSSTQIEPDPQQAQYEHELETEKKPACLDQEIEYLYLELDTPLPTPWITAPPGPGQSPAPEAPNLEKYTSPFLWPKWRKSMMTWIACGVTGLAGYSAGEITPASSQLTDDWDISAVVYNLGITLFCIGFALAPMVLAPFSEINGRRPIFVASGVLFVACIVACGGTRQFGGFLVARFFQGVGASTFSTMVGGVISDIYHAHERNTPMALFAAAALFGTGLAPLLTSVIVAHTSWRWIYWSHAIVSGVFVLIIFFFFKETRGSVILSRKAGALNTYYEQLEAAGHVGVLMGSDPKPRRIRWKVKSDEQRQSLVQMISISLYRPFHMLVTEPVVFFFSLWVSFSWAVLYLQFGSIPLVFKTNHEFNIEQTGAVFTSMCVGSLLITVISIYQEKIANRFNLLPATPEARLYFVCFEAVLMPIGLFWFGWTSSPSIHWISPTIAIGCSTMGIFSVYLAVFNYLADTYHRYASSAIAAQSCCRNLLGGVFPLVTNAMFNNLGFPEASSLLGAIGAALCLVPFVLAFYGQTIRAKSRMASELAK
- a CDS encoding uncharacterized protein (transcript_id=CADANIAT00002192), translating into MTGRNAPRSKNGCSTCRRRKVKCGEERPVCKRCSALGITCEWAAVVKRGRSHTPVPIQPARARRPTTTAAATSSTAEQPPLDFNSLALSPQFSQMLCPEALFPEIWTFLPAAFTAPTPLYPSLSGTDIACSNSLMLMEQDQIYFQYFPSSSVVFYYIKSWAWSGFSYLYQGPAASSKVVMRMILALAANDMHRNGLLVRSPGRPSAEDHARYHYGLAVKEFRQLLETREKPLSQPELEIVFASMFLMISYEWQFGQSVQDLQLHLRGVRSLLESHSKLFEGKEVDEVLMFMDTVQSEAAPQVSFIPEQLLLWIIYIDSGCRSMGTADSLTEYVLQSGNQAIHPDRLYRCARLWGRCFWGKQYPDQEVSDDMENYRALELLHAGMTLRYKIWQALSDDAVQTNNQAELLLKEIKATREVWFFQTVLDFAGPASTRRTLNTINMAVSTFYAQVLFHRRLLYPPGPPSPFQRVAVTNIIEIARKQYASDPRLLRRIHWPLLMAIIETDDISQREWLRERLVDLRGFHSEYAWASDLADEILALQDTSKDRYADIASFFRRHVTG